In Mustela nigripes isolate SB6536 chromosome 2, MUSNIG.SB6536, whole genome shotgun sequence, a single window of DNA contains:
- the TRIM59 gene encoding tripartite motif-containing protein 59, whose amino-acid sequence MHNFEDELTCPICYSIFEDPRVLPCSHTFCRNCLENVLQASGNFYIWRPLRIPLKCPNCRSIIEIAPTGIESLPVNFALRAIIEKYQQEDHPDIVTCPEHYRQPLNVYCLLDKKLVCGHCLTIGQHHGHPIDDLQSAYLKEKDTPQKLLEQLTDTHWTDLTQLIEKLEEQKSHSEKMVQSDKEVVLQYFKELSDVLEQKKKIFLAALCDVSNLINQEYTPQIERMKEIREQQLELMTLTASLQEESPLKFLEKVDDIRQHVQILKQRPLPEVQPVEIYPRVSQILKEDWSRTEIGQIKKLLIPEMKISSKRMPCSWPDKDEKEVEFFKILNIVIVTLISVILMLILFFNQHIITFLNEITSICFSEVSLSVYQSLSNNLHDLKNMLCHTLYLLKEFMWKIVSH is encoded by the coding sequence ATGCACAATTTTGAGGACGAGTTAACATGTCCCATTTGTTACAGTATTTTTGAAGATCCTCGTGTACTACCATGCTCTCATACATTTTGTAGAAATTGCTTGGAAAACGTTCTTCAGGCATCTGGGAACTTTTATATATGGAGACCTTTACGAATTCCACTCAAGTGCCCCAATTGCAGAAGTATTATTGAAATTGCTCCAACTGGTATTGAATCTTTACCTGTAAATTTTGCATTAAGGGCTATTATTGAAAAGTATCAGCAAGAAGACCATCCAGATATTGTCACCTGTCCTGAACATTACAGACAACCATTAAATGTTTACTGTCTCCTAGATAAAAAACTAGTTTGTGGTCATTGCCTTACCATAGGTCAACATCATGGTCATCCCATTGATGATCTTCAAAGTGCTTATCTGAAAGAAAAGGACACGCCTCAGAAACTACTTGAACAGTTAACCGACACACACTGGACAGATCTTACTCAACTTATCGAAAAGCTGGAAGAACAGAAATCTCATTCAGAAAAAATGGTCCAAAGTGATAAGGAAGTTGTTCTCCAGTATTTTAAAGAGCTTAGTGATgtattagaacagaaaaaaaaaattttcctagcTGCTCTCTGTGATGTTAGCAATCTGATTAATCAAGAATATACTCCACAaattgaaagaatgaaagaaataagagagCAGCAACTTGAATTGATGACACTGACAGCATCTTTACAGGAGGAGTCTCCACttaaatttcttgaaaaagtTGATGATATCCGCCAACATGTGCAGATTTTGAAACAAAGACCACTTCCTGAGGTCCAACCTGTTGAAATTTATCCTCGAGTAAGCCAAATATTGAAAGAAGATTGGAGCAGAACAGAAATTGGACAAATTAAGAAACTTCTCAttcctgaaatgaaaatttcttcAAAGAGGATGCCATGTTCCTGGCCTGATAAAGATGAGAAAGAAgttgaattttttaagattttaaacatTGTTATAGTTACTTTAATTTCAGTGATCCTGATGTTGATCCTCTTTTTTAACCAACACATAATAACCTTCTTAAATGAAATCACTTCAATATGTTTTTCTgaagtttctttatctgtttaccAAAGTTTATCTAACAATCTGCATGATTTAAAGAATATGCTATGTCACACTTTATATTTACTGAAGGAATTCATGTGGAAAATAGTTTCTCATTGA